A genomic region of Branchiostoma lanceolatum isolate klBraLanc5 chromosome 4, klBraLanc5.hap2, whole genome shotgun sequence contains the following coding sequences:
- the LOC136432351 gene encoding uncharacterized protein, with translation MADVPLIPALVEKFMACFNANDMKGLANLFTEDGKIMPPGSDTAHGREGVEHVLSSYRMALGVTTLKLKSEEVGPMGSDVMYDRGTYTSNSEDGTVADAGKYVLIFKKVGGVWFIYIDIFNKSKA, from the exons ATGTGCCCCTGATTCCGGCACTGGTCGAGAAGTTCATGGCCTGCTTCAATGCTAACGACATGAAAGGTCTGGCTAACCTGTTCACGGAGGACGGCAAGATCATGCCGCCAGGATCGGACACTGCCCATGGCCGTGAAG GCGTAGAGCATGTGTTGTCAAGTTACCGGATGGCTCTTGGTGTGACGACCTTGAAGTTGAAGTCAGAGGAAGTTGGGCCAATGGGCAGTGACGTCATGTACGACCGAGGCACCTACACTTCAAACTCTGAGGACGGCACCGTGGCTGACGCCGGAAA GTACGTCTTGATTTTCAAGAAAGTTGGTGGAGTCTGGTTCATCTACATCGACATCTTCAACAAAAGCAAAGCCTGA
- the LOC136432349 gene encoding ADP-ribosylation factor-like protein 2, which produces MGLLTILKKMKQKEKEVRLLMLGLDNAGKTTILKKFNGEDINTISPTLGFNIKTLEHRGFKLNVWDVGGQKSLRSYWRNYYESTDGLIWVVDSADKRRLDDCKKEMQALLLEERLAGATLLVFANKQDLPGALPAQQIREVLELDAITTHHWLIQGCSAVTGENLLQGMDWIIDDISSRIFTMD; this is translated from the exons ATGGGTTTGCTGACGATCCTGAAGAAGATGAAGCAGAAGGAGAAGGAAGTTCGACTGCTGATGTT AGGTCTTGATAATGCAGGAAAAACAACAATCTTGAAGAAGTTTAACGGAGAGGACATCAACACCATTTCACCAACATTAGGATTCAACATCAAGACTCTAGAACACAGAGG GTTCAAGTTGAACGTGTGGGACGTGGGAGGGCAGAAGTCGTTGCGGTCCTACTGGAGGAACTACTATGAGAGCACAGACGGACTGATCTGGGTGGTGGACAGTGCAGACAAACGGAGACTGGATGACTGCAAAAAAGAGATGCAGGCTCTGCTGTTAGAAGAG AGACTTGCTGGTGCCACCCTTCTCGTGTTTGCAAACAAGcaggacctaccaggtgcccttcCCGCCCAGCAGATTAGAGAG GTGCTTGAGTTGGATGCCATTACCACCCACCACTGGCTGATCCAGGGCTGCAGCGCGGTGACAGGGGAGAATCTCTTACAGGGCATGGACTGGATCATTGACGACATCTCCTCCAGAATATTTACCATGGACTGA
- the LOC136434135 gene encoding ribosomal protein S6 kinase delta-1-like yields the protein MAGRKGKENDGWIRWFDVSDPQLHEKGYTIYKVTLKTFPRGKADADSEPTEILRQSKQVVVWKRYNDFKKLHKALFARYKHLARSEPFPTFAKAKIFGRFDEAVVEERRQSALQLLEFVGKIPYLAASSILQTFFEGGLQVDPEGEQQVLREAVLQPDVVSAVPADVDETEEDNRESPQQESEGIKEPSLGGVWLHKTADDNISLHSDDMTCSDDDATTFTDDSMPNTPLPSQEEMSFFDPLNKKDLLALPEEEEVEGEGTLRRSNSWLLRAMDECTELASGSSAEDGDEGLTMRLPKEDVETDVANYLATIDNSSAADSGIVESPQHDSQSGAVENPPMDSPWAPSRQDSFEERSRHWQGSVARAYLDSVRHRSRRESGQQGPGADKTSDSDDRVDGIVVGPATPVHVHNRVRALSGRSVGSFDLGAEMADYIHEAAQMIRLALENEACGGFEAAFGYYKSGVEMLLRGVQNDTNKTRREAVRRKTAQYLLRAEDLYNRHLPGTTANSNRWAVVFFACLTCFYWMNIFVLIPLMCQTDSADLDSVTAHLCGPTSDLQNYKVIGVVDKVALVIDMSTNNTYVIKVLQKDSGDHTCHRSVVPARIPYMVQLYCYYTTEHAVFLVLEYAAGGKLWSSISGYLHQHSTFGQDSGGFQERSLEDGSHPSHGRTSSTVDHTSAASSNKTLSPKHQPSLKSVDNQLPENGTSPEDLLLAQIDKELQLERTADERRDASAVSMDDDLMAGPEPVSSYVNLFHQYEKERDRASSFSSDLASPYSDEYVFDDRHRSATALSSDSLISPVKLRDRDSSFLSDVGDVTTILAQEDNSDEPMVHSDSGTFLPSKVPTADMEVFSIESMEEEDFTSVLEQNKKNEEFRSIYDSVVVEESEMEREPFAFSESDELGTEERQHVDIREDDLETDAATSESEHILIEKTDVKCEDEDIEVSSHNETGLNDENFHEGARHDFPEDDLESGLELNRSEEERTVSKRLESEGTGPSECDDQTAANKHDVRNELKDSCRPDPTHTDGRLNKTGQEGETGLPSTMQRTDTLVSEDVSGSSLPREGGTVSPTMPQSDSAGVPPVEDESNPLREEQGKVLDKLMQMRPAGRKHSYKKGSYNIRVNPLEEMDREEEGEEEEVFKLEYPPVRLDIDPNDTPILNTGTFSTTVALEGDAKSSVMIDKDPVPSLPVTPVKRRSSSGTSSGTKSPGYISPRLSPQQSPLKQTSSGDHRKNSEGSQREALDTSRPEVISNKSQKIHSAEENLRHVPDTSEQSPEHHNIYSGRRDESYMNEGEDLPARKRTTSVLFSHLDKSAKSFQGMTLPEPCVRQWAAEIVVALSKLHTRGIICRDLSPDNVLLSDRGHIRLTYFSQWTSVDRSFSWQSSQQLYVAPEVASVFRVTPACDWWSLGALLFELLTGKTLLDCHPAGITSHTSLNIPEHVSAEARSLLEQLLQPNVSERLGSGIDGAEDIKAHPFFKDINWEELRE from the exons ATGGCAGGGCGGAAGGGGAAAGAGAACGATGGTTGGATCCGCTGGTTTGACGTGTCAGATCCTCAACTACACGAGAAAGGCTACACCATATACAAGGTTACACTGAAA ACGTTTCCCCGGGGAAAAGCAGATGCAGACTCAGAG CCCACAGAGATACTGAGACAGAGCAAACAG GTAGTTGTTTGGAAGAGATATAATGACTTTAAGAAGCTCCACAAGGCTCTATTTGCAAGATACAAACACCTGGCCAGATCTGAGCCCTTCCCAACATTTGCAAAGGCTAAGATATTCG GTCGGTTTGATGAAGCGGTGGTTGAAGAGCGGAGACAGAGTGCACTCCAGTTGTTAGAATTTGTAGGGAAGATCCCGTACCTTGCCGCCAGCAGCATTTTACAGACATTCTTTGAG ggAGGTTTGCAGGTGGATCCGGAGGGGGAGCAGCAGGTGCTGAGAGAAGCTGTCCTCCAGCCCGATGTGGTCTCCGCAGTCCCAGCAGATGTGGACGAAACAGAAGAAGACAACAGGGAGTCCCCTCAGCAGGAGTCCGAGGGAATCAAGGAGCCGAGTTTAG GTGGTGTGTGGTTACACAAGACTGCTGATGACAACATCAGTCTACACTCGGATGACATGACCTGTAGCGACGACGATGCAACAACTTTCACAGACGATTCCATGCCCAACACCCCGCTGCCGTCACAGGAAGAAATGTCTTTCTTCGACCCTCTTAACAAAAAAG ATCTGCTGGCTCTGcctgaggaggaggaggtggaaGGGGAGGGAACACTGCGGCGCAGCAACAGTTGGCTGCTGAGGGCCATGGACGAGTGCACGGAGCTGGCCTCAGGGAGTAGTGCAGAGGACGGAG ATGAGGGCTTGACAATGAGACTACCAAAGGAAGATGTGGAAACTGATGTAGCTAATTATCTTGCAACAATAGACAACAGTAGTGCTGCCGACTCTGGGATCGTAGAAAGCCCACAGCATGACAGCCAATCAGGCGCTGTGGAAAACCCACCCATGGACAGCCCCTGGGCCCCCTCCAGACAAGATAGTTTTGAGGAGAGAAGCAGGCACTGGCAGGGGTCGGTGGCCAGGGCTTACCTGGACAGTGTTAGACACAG GTCCAGGAGAGAAAGTGGTCAACAAGGCCCAGGGGCAGATAAGACTAGTGATTCTGACGACAGGGTTGATGGGATAGTCGTGGGTCCCGCCACGCCCGTTCACGTGCACAACAGAGTGCGAGCGTTGTCGGGGAGGAGCGTGGGGTCCTTCGACCTGGGAGCGGAGATGGCGGACTACATCCACGAGGCGGCACAGATGATCCGATTGGCTCTTGAAAACGAGGCCTGTGGCGGCTTTGAGGCAGCGTTTGGGTACTACAAGTCTGGTGTGGAGATGCTGCTGAGGGGGGTGCaga ATGACACCAACAAGACCAGGCGTGAAGCCGTGCGTAGGAAAACAGCCCAGTACCTGCTGCGAGCAGAGGACCTGTATAACAGACACCTGCCAGGGACAACAGCCAACAGCAACAGATGGGCGGTAG tattttttgcaTGCTTGACATGTTTTTACTGGATGAATATATTTGTTCTTATTCCTTTGATGTGTCAGACTGACAGTGCGGACTTGGACTCAGTCACTGCACATCTGTGTGGACCAACCTCTGACCTTCAGAACTACAAGGTCATAGGCGTGGTGGACAAG GTTGCCTTAGTGATTGACATGTCCACCAACAATACATACGTAATCAAG GTTCTCCAGAAGGATAGCGGTGACCATACGTGTCACAGAAGTGTGGTTCCTGCCAGAATTCCATACATGGTCCAGCTGTACTGTTACTACACCACTGAACATGCTGTCTTCCTAGTACTGGAGTATGCAGCAG GAGGAAAGCTGTGGAGCAGCATCAGTGGATATCTACACCAGCACAGCACCTTTGGCCAGGACAGTGGGGGGTTCCAAGAACGGAGTCTGGAGGATGGCTCGCACCCCTCCCATGGCAGGACTTCCAGCACCGTGGACCATACATCCGCCGCATCCAGCAACAAAACGCTCAGCCCCAAACATCAGCCATCTCTCAAGTCCGTAGACAATCAGCTACCCGAGAACGGTACGTCACCTGAAGACTTGTTACTGGCACAGATCGATAAAGAGTTGCAGTTGGAAAGGACAGCAGATGAACGCAGGGATGCTTCGGCTGTGTCCATGGATGATGACCTGATGGCGGGGCCCGAGCCGGTCAGCAGTTACGTGAACCTGTTCCACCAGTACGAGAAGGAGCGAGACCGTGCAAGCAGCTTCTCCAGCGACCTCGCCAGCCCCTACAGTGACGAGTACGTGTTCGACGACAGACACAGAAGCGCGACCGCGCTGAGCAGCGACAGCCTGATATCCCCGGTAAAACTGCGAGACAGAGACTCTTCCTTTCTCAGTGATGTTGGCGATGTGACAACCATTCTTGCGCAGGAAGACAATAGTGACGAGCCGATGGTGCACAGCGACAGTGGGACGTTTCTTCCCAGTAAGGTTCCCACAGCGGACATGGAGGTGTTCAGTATTGAGAGTATGGAGGAAGAAGATTTTACGTCTGTTCTGGAGCAGAACAAGAAAAACGAGGAGTTCAGGAGTATCTATGACTCCGTCGTTGTGGAGGAAAGTGAGATGGAAAGAGAACCCTTTGCATTTAGTGAAAGTGATGAGTTAGGAACAGAGGAAAGGCAACATGTAGATATCAGAGAAGACGATTTAGAAACAGATGCAGCTACAAGTGAATCAGAACATATTCTAATAGAGAAGACAGATGTAAAGTGCGAAGATGAAGATATTGAAGTTTCTTCTCACAATGAGACAGGTTTGAATGATGAAAATTTTCATGAAGGTGCAAGACATGATTTTCCTGAAGATGACTTAGAGTCTGGTTTGGAGTTAAACAGATCAGAAGAGGAAAGGACAGTGTCCAAAAGACTGGAGAGTGAAGGAACAGGTCCATCAGAATGTGATGACCAAACTGCTGCAAATAAACATGATGTTAGGAACGAACTTAAGGACTCATGTAGGCCTGACCCAACTCATACTGATGGAAGACTGAATAAAACAGGACAGGAAGGAGAAACAGGTCTCCCAAGTACAATGCAGAGAACAGATACCCTTGTCTCTGAAGACGTCAGTGGTTCGTCACTACCTCGTGAAGGCGGTACTGTGTCTCCAACCATGCCGCAGTCTGATTCTGCAGGGGTGCCTCCCGTAGAGGACGAGTCCAACCCCTTGAGAGAAGAACAGGGGAAGGTTCTGGATAAACTGATGCAGATGCGACCTGCGGGCAGGAAGCATTCTTACAAGAAAGGTTCTTACAACATCCGAGTGAATCCTCTGGAGGAGATGGACAGGgaagaggagggggaggaggaggaggtattTAAGCTGGAATACCCCCCTGTAAGGCTAGACATTGATCCCAATGATACCCCCATTTTAAACACAGGCACATTCAGCACTACCGTAGCGCTGGAAGGCGACGCTAAATCCTCTGTGATGATAGATAAGGACCCCGTCCCCAGTCTGCCGGTAACACCTGTGAAGAGAAGGTCCAGCTCGGGCACCTCGAGTGGAACGAAATCCCCCGGGTACATCTCACCGAGGTTGTCACCCCAACAGAGTCCTCTGAAACAAACGTCGTCAGGAGACCACAGAAAAAATAGTGAGGGTTCTCAGAGAGAAGCTCTTGACACTTCCAGACCAGAAGTGATATCTAACAAGTCACAAAAAATACATTCTGCAGAGGAAAACTTAAGACATGTTCCCGATACATCTGAACAGTCCCCAGAACACCACAACATCTACTCAGGAAGAAGGGACGAATCATACATGAATGAGGGGGAGGACCTGCCGGCAAGGAAAAGGACAACCTCCGTCTTGTTTTCCCATCTAGATAAATCAGCTAAGTCGTTCCAGGGCATGACCCTGCCAGAGCCTTGTGTGAGACAGTGGGCAGCGGAGATCGTAGTTGCCTTGTCCAAGCTCCACACCAGAGGCATCATCTGCAG AGACCTGAGTCCAGACAATGTGCTGTTGAGTGACAGGG GTCACATCCGCCTGACATACTTCAGCCAGTGGACAAGTGTGGACAGATCCTTCAGCTGGCAATCCAGTCAGCAGCTGTATGTGGCACCTG AGGTGGCAAGTGTGTTCAGGGTGACACCAGCCTGCGATTGGTGGAGCTTGGGGGCGTTGTTGTTTGAACTTCTCACAGGAAAG ACATTGCTGGACTGCCATCCGGCAGGTATCACCTCCCACACCAGTCTGAACATCCCCGAGCACGTCTCCGCAGAGGCGCGGTCCCTTCTTGAGCAGCTGCTCCAGCCCAACGTCTCCGAGAGGCTGGGCAGTGGGATCGACGGGGCAGAAGACATCAAGGCACATCCCTTCTTCAAAGACATCAACTGGGAAGAGTTGAGAGAATGA